In Nakamurella antarctica, the following are encoded in one genomic region:
- the crgA gene encoding cell division protein CrgA, whose protein sequence is MPKSKVRKKTTGSGSTSSVSTSEAAALRAKVATPSGPVYMSVMLGLMLVGLIWLVVYYLWREHIPFMNSMGSWNFAIAFGLMVSGLLMTMRWR, encoded by the coding sequence ATGCCTAAGTCCAAGGTTCGGAAGAAGACCACCGGTTCCGGGTCTACTTCCTCGGTGTCGACCTCCGAAGCCGCAGCGCTTCGCGCGAAGGTCGCGACCCCCTCCGGCCCTGTTTACATGAGTGTGATGCTCGGGCTAATGCTAGTGGGTCTGATCTGGCTCGTGGTGTATTACCTCTGGCGCGAACACATCCCGTTTATGAACTCGATGGGCAGTTGGAACTTCGCGATCGCCTTCGGCCTCATGGTGAGCGGTTTGCTGATGACGATGCGCTGGCGCTAA
- a CDS encoding rhomboid family intramembrane serine protease: MAGSILGQQPLITYVLIAVNVLVFVITMIQAGGESRLPTSEWLSGGWLVPGLAANGDYWQYITSGFLHLSLIHVALNMLSLYFLGIALERMVGRGRFLAIYVLALLGGSVAVMYLSAEYSATAGASGAIFGLMGALVVTFRRLKFNLRPLAGILVLNIGITVFNNTTISWQGHLGGLLVGAAVGAVMVYLPAKDRTRNQVLACAGIFAVIVLLILIRAAQLS; this comes from the coding sequence GTGGCCGGCTCGATCCTCGGCCAGCAGCCGCTGATCACGTACGTGCTGATCGCCGTCAACGTGCTTGTCTTCGTCATCACGATGATCCAAGCGGGCGGCGAATCTCGACTGCCCACCTCAGAGTGGCTCAGTGGTGGCTGGTTGGTGCCGGGGTTAGCTGCTAACGGTGATTACTGGCAGTACATCACCTCGGGATTCCTGCACCTTTCGCTCATCCACGTGGCGCTCAACATGTTGTCGCTGTATTTCTTGGGCATCGCACTTGAGCGGATGGTCGGACGCGGCCGGTTCTTGGCCATCTACGTTCTAGCGTTGCTCGGCGGGTCCGTAGCCGTCATGTACTTGAGCGCCGAATACTCTGCGACCGCAGGGGCCTCCGGCGCGATCTTCGGCTTGATGGGTGCGCTTGTCGTGACATTCCGCCGGCTCAAGTTCAACCTTCGCCCTCTCGCGGGCATCCTTGTGCTCAACATCGGGATCACCGTCTTCAATAACACCACCATTTCCTGGCAGGGGCACCTAGGCGGCCTTCTTGTTGGCGCGGCCGTGGGCGCGGTTATGGTCTATCTGCCCGCCAAAGACCGGACGCGGAACCAAGTTCTTGCCTGCGCGGGGATTTTTGCCGTCATCGTGTTGCTGATCCTCATCCGCGCCGCTCAGCTCAGCTAA
- a CDS encoding peptidylprolyl isomerase, which produces MSDLYATLHTTLGDVKIQLFPDHAPATVANFVGLADGTGTYSTANASGTKEGPFYDGAVFHRVIDGFMIQGGDPTGTGRGGPGYTFKDEFHSELVFNKPYLLAMANAGPGTNGSQFFITTGKTPHLNRKHTIFGEVADAASRAIVDAIGTTKVDRSDKPLTDIAINSITIESADAASASS; this is translated from the coding sequence ATGAGCGATCTCTATGCGACCCTGCACACCACCCTCGGCGACGTGAAAATCCAGCTGTTCCCGGACCACGCGCCGGCGACCGTTGCGAACTTCGTCGGCCTCGCCGACGGCACCGGCACCTACTCCACGGCTAATGCGTCCGGCACGAAGGAAGGCCCCTTTTACGACGGCGCCGTCTTCCACCGCGTTATCGACGGCTTCATGATCCAAGGCGGCGACCCCACGGGCACCGGACGTGGCGGCCCGGGCTACACGTTCAAAGACGAGTTCCACTCCGAATTGGTGTTCAACAAGCCATACCTGCTGGCCATGGCCAACGCTGGCCCCGGCACCAACGGCAGCCAATTCTTCATCACCACGGGTAAGACCCCGCACCTCAATCGCAAGCACACCATTTTCGGTGAAGTTGCGGACGCCGCTTCGCGGGCAATCGTTGACGCGATCGGCACCACCAAGGTGGATCGATCCGACAAGCCGTTGACCGATATCGCGATTAACTCCATCACTATCGAATCCGCTGACGCAGCATCTGCTAGCAGCTGA
- a CDS encoding PH domain-containing protein produces MSEPIAAPPGNSQHIWGPQTVLLVAGGALTAGAIVWSLLAVNSVDKLVTGAAVLIFALMTGVGLMMRQRLTVSASGLVIGTALGRVTVTWAQVAAISTPQRSRLGVSSRTLEIDLDDDGLLVFGKVDLGADPTEVAAALLSLWAANKRA; encoded by the coding sequence GTGAGTGAACCGATCGCGGCTCCCCCCGGGAATTCGCAGCACATCTGGGGCCCGCAAACCGTGCTTCTCGTAGCTGGTGGCGCGCTCACCGCAGGCGCCATCGTGTGGTCGCTCTTAGCAGTGAACTCGGTGGACAAACTCGTCACAGGGGCCGCGGTCCTGATATTTGCGCTGATGACGGGCGTCGGCCTGATGATGCGGCAGCGGCTGACAGTTTCTGCGTCCGGTCTTGTGATTGGTACCGCACTGGGACGGGTCACCGTCACATGGGCGCAGGTCGCGGCCATCAGCACACCCCAACGGAGCCGCTTGGGCGTCAGCTCAAGGACGCTAGAAATCGACCTCGATGACGATGGCCTGCTGGTCTTTGGCAAGGTCGATTTGGGGGCCGATCCCACGGAGGTCGCCGCAGCGCTGCTCAGCCTGTGGGCGGCCAACAAACGCGCCTAA
- a CDS encoding DUF881 domain-containing protein, translating to MKNGWARLRARGATATDHAGDLDAGPTPDPVSSLSSARTTAWRVGSVVVCVAAGFMLGTAHSYSGGKDIRPRNVELASLIRNAQSQVAQGEAAAKFLQTEIDGAAGQDVSPQVDTERARAESLAAAVGLTEVSGPGLVVTMTDAPRDSNGNYPQGVNPDDLVVHQQDVQSVVNAMWAGGAEAMMIMDQRVIATSAVRCIGNTLLLQGRTYSPPFVITAIGPGPDMRAAIEAEPGVRLFEQYVKEFQLGFEIESSAGVTLPAFDGLVRMTSAQEEPQ from the coding sequence GTGAAAAACGGCTGGGCCAGGCTTCGTGCGCGGGGTGCAACGGCAACCGACCACGCCGGCGACCTCGATGCAGGCCCCACCCCCGACCCAGTTTCCAGCCTTAGTTCTGCACGGACTACCGCTTGGCGGGTGGGGAGCGTGGTCGTGTGCGTGGCAGCGGGATTCATGCTGGGTACCGCTCACTCGTATTCTGGCGGCAAAGATATCAGGCCAAGAAATGTGGAGCTTGCCTCGCTGATCCGCAACGCTCAATCACAGGTGGCGCAGGGCGAAGCTGCCGCGAAATTTCTACAGACCGAGATCGACGGCGCTGCTGGGCAAGATGTGTCCCCGCAGGTAGATACCGAGCGGGCTCGCGCGGAGTCCCTCGCTGCGGCGGTCGGGCTGACCGAGGTGAGCGGCCCCGGCCTGGTCGTCACAATGACGGATGCGCCGCGAGACTCGAACGGCAACTACCCTCAGGGCGTCAACCCTGACGATTTAGTGGTGCACCAACAGGATGTGCAGTCCGTGGTCAATGCGATGTGGGCGGGTGGAGCCGAAGCAATGATGATTATGGACCAGCGGGTGATCGCAACGTCTGCTGTCCGCTGCATCGGCAATACTTTGCTTCTGCAGGGCAGGACGTATTCACCGCCGTTCGTGATCACTGCCATCGGTCCTGGTCCCGACATGAGGGCAGCCATTGAAGCGGAGCCCGGCGTCCGGTTATTTGAGCAATACGTGAAGGAATTCCAATTGGGTTTTGAAATTGAATCGTCGGCTGGCGTGACACTTCCCGCCTTCGACGGTCTCGTACGTATGACGTCTGCGCAAGAGGAGCCACAATGA
- a CDS encoding septum formation family protein, translating into MDQRRAGMLVLVAALLSVAAIALVGQAIRPLPGKALALPLGGAPSVGDCALAPSPAAFPYPVAKAGQYRVPNVAPLAPCVGTRFGEVFEVVDALTKSDQQASMCLRLDDYLEMYTDPSGIFVHSYSVSTTLVGPNDRQFASGQRWVACVVIAGHQGQFDRPVKQSWSAMPSAFATCWADAGPTQGVPDIACDSPHRMELLGVMFNFSPDLTQSGLDARCKEWARTVTNMADVTAGDQLLIRAVMEASPKGQLVPALAGGDGASDRESDGFYTVFSANCVAVPADENRVLIGPLTSLGNGPVPFG; encoded by the coding sequence ATGGACCAGCGACGGGCCGGAATGCTGGTACTTGTAGCCGCGCTCCTCTCGGTGGCCGCCATTGCATTGGTAGGCCAAGCGATTCGCCCATTGCCCGGAAAAGCCTTGGCGCTCCCGTTGGGCGGAGCGCCGAGTGTCGGGGACTGCGCGCTCGCACCGTCTCCAGCCGCGTTCCCGTACCCCGTCGCGAAGGCCGGGCAGTACCGGGTGCCCAATGTGGCGCCGTTGGCACCGTGTGTGGGCACCCGGTTTGGCGAGGTTTTCGAGGTGGTGGACGCACTTACCAAGTCTGATCAACAGGCTTCGATGTGTTTGCGATTGGATGACTACTTGGAGATGTACACGGATCCGTCGGGAATATTTGTACATTCGTATTCTGTCTCCACCACGCTGGTGGGGCCGAACGACCGACAGTTCGCGTCGGGACAGCGGTGGGTTGCCTGCGTGGTTATTGCTGGTCATCAAGGGCAGTTCGATCGACCGGTAAAACAGAGCTGGTCTGCGATGCCTTCCGCTTTCGCCACCTGCTGGGCAGACGCCGGTCCCACGCAGGGGGTGCCAGACATCGCCTGCGATAGCCCTCATCGAATGGAACTGCTTGGGGTGATGTTTAACTTCAGCCCAGACCTGACACAGTCGGGACTGGATGCACGCTGTAAAGAATGGGCGCGCACGGTCACGAATATGGCGGACGTGACGGCTGGTGACCAGTTGTTGATCCGAGCTGTGATGGAGGCTTCGCCGAAGGGGCAATTGGTGCCAGCCCTTGCTGGCGGGGATGGTGCATCCGATCGGGAATCCGATGGGTTTTACACCGTTTTTTCGGCGAACTGTGTTGCGGTACCTGCTGACGAAAACCGAGTGTTGATCGGCCCGCTGACATCGCTGGGAAACGGTCCGGTTCCATTCGGCTAG
- a CDS encoding septum formation family protein — MTNQRRWGITVLIAALVGLATISVVGHALRPVPGTASAVSPPGPPSVGDCLSTPDFAEGIAFSESTAGPIRVTQVLPLAPCSGPRFGEVFELLPVLTGADRQRAVCSGLDAFAGRSPAVPGQEWSPASAVSVVATGPNDRQFAAGQRWVACVITAALRGQWDGPSRQHFPAIPSAFAACFGRVGPLRFAPLVDCNSPHRMEVLGRMPIIHTGQTQKDLDTTCQRWASKVTLMPEVTAGGLLSVRALVIDPQDSQEVIDPASLAEGEKTFAMCIGFPSAEDRMLVGPLASLGSAPVPIG, encoded by the coding sequence ATGACGAATCAGCGGCGATGGGGCATAACGGTTTTGATCGCGGCTCTAGTGGGGCTCGCGACCATTTCGGTTGTTGGCCACGCACTACGGCCCGTTCCGGGGACCGCGTCGGCAGTTTCCCCGCCCGGCCCGCCCTCGGTGGGGGACTGTCTGTCCACCCCGGACTTTGCGGAGGGAATTGCGTTTTCTGAGTCAACTGCAGGACCCATTCGCGTTACTCAGGTGCTGCCGCTGGCCCCCTGCTCCGGTCCCCGCTTCGGAGAAGTGTTCGAGCTTCTCCCTGTTCTCACAGGCGCTGATCGGCAACGGGCAGTGTGTTCGGGACTCGATGCATTCGCCGGGCGGTCACCAGCGGTGCCCGGCCAAGAGTGGTCACCCGCGTCAGCGGTTTCGGTGGTGGCGACAGGTCCGAACGATCGGCAGTTCGCAGCTGGCCAGCGGTGGGTTGCCTGCGTCATTACTGCTGCGCTGCGGGGCCAATGGGACGGCCCGTCCCGGCAGCACTTCCCCGCGATACCGTCCGCGTTCGCCGCGTGTTTTGGGCGAGTGGGACCCCTACGATTTGCGCCTCTGGTTGACTGCAACAGCCCGCACCGGATGGAGGTGCTGGGCAGGATGCCTATCATTCACACTGGTCAGACCCAAAAAGACCTGGACACGACCTGTCAGCGATGGGCCAGCAAGGTCACCCTGATGCCGGAGGTGACGGCAGGTGGCCTGCTGTCGGTGCGTGCGCTGGTCATTGATCCGCAGGATTCGCAGGAGGTGATCGATCCAGCATCACTTGCTGAGGGTGAGAAGACTTTTGCGATGTGTATCGGTTTCCCGTCCGCTGAAGATCGCATGCTGGTGGGACCTCTCGCCTCGCTGGGCAGCGCGCCGGTCCCGATCGGCTGA
- a CDS encoding septum formation family protein, giving the protein MNQRRAGGLVLVAALLAVAAISLIGQALRPVPGTASPVPVAGPPSVGDCLLAAPVHQEVPTQASDSAELRVDRVLQLSACSGSRFGEVYRVVESFTSVNQQLDLCAGLTDYTGWPLQRSSEFWSPAPSVSVTSSGPDDRQWAAGQRWVACVVMAGFYGSIASPVGRSLPEMPAAFATCYGTVEVPRFSPQVDCGGVHRMELFGTKSVIGAQQSQAQLDASCQTWAGMVTGMPEVTAGGQLTVHAVVIDPMDSQASVDPSSLADGQITFSMCTATPASDKQVLLGPLASLGSAPVPFG; this is encoded by the coding sequence ATGAACCAGCGACGCGCCGGTGGCCTGGTATTGGTGGCTGCCCTTCTGGCGGTGGCAGCGATTTCGCTGATCGGTCAGGCTCTGCGACCCGTACCCGGAACCGCCTCCCCGGTGCCCGTCGCCGGCCCACCCAGTGTGGGGGACTGCCTGCTCGCCGCCCCGGTCCATCAAGAGGTTCCCACCCAGGCCTCCGACTCAGCAGAGCTGAGGGTCGACCGGGTACTGCAGCTGTCGGCGTGCTCGGGTTCCCGGTTTGGCGAGGTCTATCGGGTGGTGGAGTCGTTCACGAGCGTCAATCAACAACTGGATTTGTGCGCTGGCCTGACCGATTACACGGGGTGGCCTCTGCAGCGGTCGTCCGAGTTTTGGTCACCTGCCCCCTCGGTGTCGGTGACGTCCTCTGGGCCAGATGATCGGCAATGGGCGGCTGGCCAGCGGTGGGTGGCCTGCGTCGTGATGGCCGGGTTCTATGGATCCATCGCCTCCCCGGTGGGGCGGAGCCTCCCCGAAATGCCCGCCGCCTTTGCCACGTGTTACGGCACGGTCGAGGTACCTCGTTTTTCGCCGCAGGTCGATTGCGGCGGGGTCCATCGGATGGAGCTGTTCGGTACCAAATCTGTCATCGGAGCTCAGCAGTCGCAGGCGCAGCTGGACGCGAGCTGCCAAACGTGGGCCGGCATGGTGACGGGAATGCCGGAGGTGACCGCTGGTGGGCAACTCACCGTGCATGCGGTCGTCATTGACCCGATGGATTCGCAGGCAAGCGTCGATCCGTCGTCGCTGGCGGATGGCCAGATCACGTTCTCAATGTGCACTGCGACGCCGGCTAGTGACAAGCAGGTGCTTCTAGGCCCGTTGGCGTCACTGGGAAGCGCCCCGGTCCCGTTCGGCTGA